The following DNA comes from Fusobacterium varium.
TTTGGAGGGAAAATATGGCAAGATATATTTTAAATGAAACAAGCTATTTTGGAATAGGAAGTAGAGCAGAATTAGCAACTGAAGTACAAGCAAGAGGATATAAAAAAGCTCTTTTAGTAAGTGACAAAATATTAGCTAGTTGTGGAGTATTAGATAAAGTAAAAGAAGTATTAGATAAAGCTGAAATAGCTTATGAAGAGTTTACAGAGATAAAACAAAACCCAACAGTTAAAAACTGTAAAGATGGACTAGAAGCTTTCAACAAAGCAGGAGCAGATTTCTTAATAGCAGTAGGAGGAGGATCTGTAATAGATACAGCAAAAGCAGTGGCAATAGTAAAAAATAACCCTGAATTTGCAGATATAAAATCACTAGAAGGAGTAGCACCAACAAAAAATAAATGTGTGCCAATAATTGCCCTTCCAACAACTTGTGGAACAGCAGCAGAAGTAACAATTAACTATGTAATAACATTAGAAGATGAAAATAGAAAAATAGTGTGTGTAGATCCAAAAGATATACCATTAGTAGCAATAGTAGATGCTGAATTAATGTTAACAATGCCAAATAAAACAATAGCAGCAACAGGAATGGATGCTTTAACACATGCAATAGAAGGATATATTACAAAAGGAGCTCATGTAATATCAGATATGTTTGAGCTAAAAGCTATTGAAATGATAGGAAAACACCTAAGAGGAGCAGTAGCAGATAAAAACTTAACAGATATGGAAGGAATGAGTATAGCTCAATATGTAGCAGGAATGGGATTCTCAAATGTAGGACTAGGAATAGTTCACTCAATGGCTCATCCACTAGGAGCAGTATATGATATACCTCACG
Coding sequences within:
- a CDS encoding iron-containing alcohol dehydrogenase, which encodes MARYILNETSYFGIGSRAELATEVQARGYKKALLVSDKILASCGVLDKVKEVLDKAEIAYEEFTEIKQNPTVKNCKDGLEAFNKAGADFLIAVGGGSVIDTAKAVAIVKNNPEFADIKSLEGVAPTKNKCVPIIALPTTCGTAAEVTINYVITLEDENRKIVCVDPKDIPLVAIVDAELMLTMPNKTIAATGMDALTHAIEGYITKGAHVISDMFELKAIEMIGKHLRGAVADKNLTDMEGMSIAQYVAGMGFSNVGLGIVHSMAHPLGAVYDIPHGVANALLLPIVMEFNMSACIDKYGDIARAMGVDTTGMTKEEAA